DNA from Drosophila busckii strain San Diego stock center, stock number 13000-0081.31 chromosome 2R, ASM1175060v1, whole genome shotgun sequence:
ATAGATAAAGAactacaaaaatgtcaaaaaatcAAAGCCTTTCTAAAAAAAGGAAAGGAAATTTATAAAAGGAAATATAAAGACTGCAAGACTTATGATGATGATTACTATGACTACTACTAAAACGCAATGTGGTAggtcaaaaaaaaataaaacatattttaaataatatgtgTCTGAAATGTTATATTAATTACAGCCATATCTCGGACAACGACATGTTAAAAACTTAATGAAAAGTTTGGCTGCTCTATATAAACGCACGATTCTTTTTGAATTTCGGAATTCCTATCAGCAAATTTTTTTGATGGACGCTTATCAGTTATAGagctttgaaatttgttatCTGTTTGGTTTccatactaaaataaaatagcttaagaaaatatcaatatttaaatgattaataaaaacattttataaacaaataaataaaaaaaataaaaattgtacattataaaaaaaaaacacaagcaaataatAGAATGAATTATGTTTAGATTTAAAGCActaataaagcaaatagttaCTTACGCTATTAATACTAATATGTCATATTTGAATTATGTATTgcgttaaaaaataattaaattccttTAAAAATAGTCTcaaaagaaatgttaaataaattcaaaaattgttcATATGCATTTTCTTGCTTAAAACTATAACAAGAGTCAATTGTATATTCTTACTCAGTCTTATTAGCGCATTGAACTCCAACTCGTATGAATGAATGCATTTTCCAAAGAACAAAAATTCCCGTTTAATAAAGATCAATGCACAAAGTATTGCTCgaatacgttttttttttgcacctTTCTTTGCGCTTCTCATGGAATTCGCACTGGCAAATGTCTGTTTACAAGTCAATTGGCAGCATTTAtgtcttttggcttttgtgcgtGGCTCACGCATTCCACAATCAAACTGCCCAAAAGGCCATAATAATAAACTCACAACTGCACATTGAACTGACAATTGTCTGTATATATCTGGCTGCACGCATACGTGAGCGCAAAgtaaaaaaagctaaaacagcagatataaaaaaaaatccgtattctttttttttgcattttgctcttgcaacataaacaaataacaaaacgtGGCGCGGCACACAAAGAGCGACAGAATCGAGCCTCCGGTTAACTGGGCTGTCAGTCAGCGCCTTGAGCGCATACCAAAGCGTTTCTCGTACACATcatgaaatgcataaaaattctGAGAAGaacgttttgttttgcaaaaaaCATGAACATGTTCGTTCATGTGCGTTGTGTTTTTTGCATATCAATCGAGCACACAAAACGTCAACTAAGCGACTGCTGGACTGCTGGGGGGTGTGGGTGGTTAGCTTGTGGGCAGAGGCTAATAGGCAAAGGTCAACAATTAAACTCATTTGGGGCGAGAGACCACTAAAAACTCTGTCGCTTCATAACAACTGACAACTGCAGTCGTTTTCTATTtgcaatgcattaattttagaTTGCCTACAGCCAGCCACCCTCTGACCCCCTCCTGTTCGAATTACTTAATGTTGCACTATGGGATGAAGTGTTTAAAATGTGGGCAGAAATgtagaataaaatatttatatgttaaattaagttcgtattatttttaaaaggttttgaaataataaaaaatattactgaagaaatgtgaaaaaaatattaaaaaattaagtgtAATTTTCATATCTGCATTTAGAAAACTTTCCTAAGAACAAGATACTATACAAATAGTTCAAATTCAATAGCTTATTAGAATTGTAAGAAAAAATTTAGAATGTTAGATCGATGCAAAACCTTAACTGGATGTGTAAGCTtggtaatataaataatgataCATATgtaactttattattaataccatgaaataataattatgtctagcaaaagcaacaatcaGAATCAGGAGGCTTTAAGTAAATACGAATGACATTCTATGGATTTTTGCCTGTTTTTCCAGCTTATCGAGAAAAATGAtaatgaaacaaataaaaacgaaacagACTGATGTGGGATATATAGAAAAGTCAAGAAAAAGGAGATACCATTTAAATTCACAATTTTCGAATATTTGAAACTAAAGTTTATGTCACAATTCTTGACTCTTTACCCATAGTACATTGtcgtaaaataaaaacagagcagcagcccaaaaaaCACACAGGAAAAATCAATCGCCCGCACTGTCATTGGTGCCCGCATTTTCCGGCCAACGTACGCTTTGCTTGCAAGTGGGGGGAATTGTTTGGCTAGGGGGCGGGGTAGGCGCAGCACCTACACAAGCACATAGActactatttaaatatttgtcatttTAGGCTGACATAAGCAGAGCTGAGTTAAGGCAtggaatacaaaaaaaaaaaaagaaactcaaaatgtattaattgaaataataaagctaaatgcaaaattacataaaattgtgtgtaaatataatatgcaataaaatataatttaatttaaaaagctttggtattaattaaatataaaattttgaattgaatttattttattaaaataaatagtaatatgttttaattaattttcagcttATATTTTCACAGCAAAAGaaagagcataaaatattCGTTTATTAGCGCAGCTCTtacatatttcattaaatgtttttatcttagctttgttgctttaagaCTTTGGCTTTTTGTAGTCCatatagaaatttgtttagcttgtcgcaattgtttgttgttgttgttgttgatgttgcgcAGTCGCTTGTTAAAATATGCACTTAGTGTTGCAGCctctgtttgtctgtgtgtcgCATTGCACTTCCGCTTGCAGCAATGAATTAAATGTAGTGAATCAGACGGCGcccttgccacgcccacgccccactcccaaaagcaaacacaaatagTCTGACTAGAACGCATACAGAAATTGTTggataaacaaatattagaaTGATGCGTGCCACTGtcgttgctgccacaacaacaactgcaaacagAGCTGTGTATCTCTTGAAATGCTTCGCCCATGACAGGCACAAAAAATAGACAAGTTGCTTGGCATCACAGCTCATAAGTTGCAGGCAACAggttgaattgaaattaataaaaaataaaaaaaaattagctgtAATTTTcacttcaaattcaatttctgtATTTAGAAAACTTTTCTAATTGCTTTCTATATTTAGCTACTCACGTTTATTATCgataaattctaaaattttgcatttgctcaaTCTTTAAATGCTCCAGGCAGTATATTTTAGTATGTCAAGAAGTGTTGATGtgctgccaaaaatttaaaaatatacagagGCGagatatttttaatgatttattcACTTGGAGTCCCTCAGAATTACAATATTCTTCATTTATAAGCAGCGATCAGCAGTAAAATATTTGACGAGCTTGGAATTGTACGAAGCGAAAGGCCGCAACAGAAAAACCCACGTAATTGTTCAGAATAtcaattaaactataaaatccaattattaataataatatattaaaggcaaataaatatgctgtACACGTTgacatattaaaatttgagcTTTGTTCGCATTCACCTTAAGTTTATTTAGACTGAGTTCTTAGATCTTTATgcattgttaaaatatttgtggccTATTAATGCGCTTAGATTTTATTAATGAGCcacttagcttagcttaaaatttcacaataacaaaatttattattttttagttggAGTTACTTATTAAATTCAGCTTTCAAACTTAGAAACTATtttttggctaattaaatCTTAAGACAAACTAtcaataataagcaaacatgGGAAGGTAAGTAATTGATTTAAGCACACAATGCacttgttaatttattataatcgCAGCACTGAAATATTGACAATGAGCGCTGAACGCTTTGGGTAAGTAAATGGAACTTGGAAGTGAACTCTGCTTGAATTTATGTAACCCGACAGCAAAATAATCTCCACCACATATGTTATGAGCACCGATTCCATGTTCGCGGCTGACAAGGCGTGTCCTTGTGAAGAGTTCAAGGACGAATGCCCACGTAACGTATTAAGCTTGCCGGAGACGACGCTGGAGTTGGACATAGACGACATTGCGGACAGTTTGATGCAGGTGATGCGCATCTGCGGACTGAAGCCCTGGGAGGTGAAGCGCACCAAGGAGATCATTAAGCACAGCTTTCGGCATTACAGCGAACTGCGCTTTAGAATAGACCGCGTGCCCAGCAAGCGCTTTGCCAAGGAGCACTTCATGCACGATCTGGCCGTCAAGGCGGGCATGAGCCGCATGGATGCGCAGCTGGTGTTCGGCATAGTGAAGCGCGCCTTCAGAGCTTATTATCATGCCACAGGCGAGGGCGGCAGACGTCTCTTGAGCATTGCCACGCAGATGCGGCATCGTTCCGAGTGCGTCTGGCGACATGCGGCGCGCAAAACAGCGGAGATCTACGCTGTCTATAGAGGTTTGCTCTACTCGGAGCAGCTGCAGTATCAGGCCTGCATCGAGTGCGTCTACAAGGATTTGTACAGTACGCTGCAGTCGCGTTTGGCCTACGACGATCCCGAACCTTGCTGCGAATGCGCCAGGCCCAGATCCAATGTCGACATAGCCAAGCTCAAGTCTGTGTCCACAGTAACCACAACGGAGATCTTCTTCAACCAGCAGCCGCTGGCCATGAGTCGCGCCGAGTCGAACATTTCCATACATCTGAACTACAAGCAGATGAAAGTAAATCTGGACCGCACAATTAGCCGCAATGTGCGTGAGTACAAAGCGTCTGTGAATTCGATGCGCTCCATTGCCTCCAAGAATTCCATACGCGTTTGCGACTGCCGTCCGCTGCTCTGCACTCGTAATCCCATCAAGCAGCGCCCGGCGCCCGAGATTAGCGCCGAGTGCAGTCAGGGGCCGTACACTTGTCGCTGGCTGCCCTACGATGAGGAGGATGAGCCCAAGCATCGTGTGCCCTGTCCGCCCATGGAAGTCATCTGCGTGCCTTGCGAGCACGAGGGCATTGTCTGCGCCGAGGACTGCACCTGCACCTGTCGCGTCTGCACCTGCGCGCCCATTGTCAGTCACGAGGAGGAGCATTTGGGCGAGAAACTCTCCCAAGCGGGTGTGGAAGATCACGATACGGACTATTGCTGGCTGGCGCCGTTCCGCGATTGGCCACTAGGCGAGCCACGTTACCTCAAGGAGCCCAGCGTGGTGTATGAGGGCGAGGAGGAGATGGGCGAGGAATTGTCCGAGGAGCCCTTCGAGCCCTATGTCTGCACCTGCACCTGCAAGTACAAGCAGCGCGCCAAGCCGCATCTCTTCACCTACCTCATGCCCTTCCGCACTCCACCGCGACAGTCATCCGATCCAGAAACGCCAGCGCCACCTCCACCAGAGCCCAGAGTGCCACCTTGTGGCATCTCCATAGCCGCATACCGCTGCTGGACTGAGCCCACGcccgaggaggaggaggagagCAGCGATCAGCCCAAGCCTGTGCTGCTTATGAGCGAACCTCAGGGCAAAGTGGGCGACATCCATGTGGATGTTACAGTTAAGCGTCAACTTGGCTCAATGCAAGCTAAAGCGCCGCCGCTAACTCAGGCAAAGAACAAACCTGTCAAGGACAACATTGCGCCTCTCAAACTGAATATGGGCAGAGAGTCCAAGGCGGTCAAGCCTGTAGTGGCCACGCCAGCGGGGGTCAAGACTGCACCACCGCCTGCAGCTCAGCCAACGCCTCAGACAACGCCTCAGCCAGCGAAAccagcaacgccagcagcagctgctccagcgccGCCAGCGGATGATAACTTAACCAAGGAAGATATATTGGATATAATTGGCTTGAGGTTCAAGTAATCAAATGTGTATTTGTGCCGCTCGAAATTGATGaattaactattaaaaaaaatatgttacgGAGGttgtaatttacaatttgtaataataatttaaatgagttgtagtaaattaaatcttatcaagtaataattaacttaataaaaCTGTTTAATGCAATACTATCTAACTTATGACTTTGCTTGGGGAATacaataatactaataatgagttaaatttttaaatcatcATTAAATCACATTGAATAAAATCAGAATAATCATAAGAAAAATTAAGCTTTGTAAACGTCCCTTTAAAATGTACGAATATTTCCAAAAGATTCAAAAATTGTTCTATAACGTGTATACTTTTGAAAAACTGTAAGACTTtgaatagaaatatttatggcttaaGGATATTGCTGTCAAATATTGTCAATAATTGTTGTGCAAGTTTagctttaaactaaatattttgtataagctcacacgaaaaaaaatatatttttatttactatggACAATCCGTCTTGTGATCGATTTTCACTTGGCTCAACATCATCTGAACCGACAGGCTTACCACCATGCGTGCCCAAGAAAAAGAAGGAGGAGGAATGCGAAGTTAAGCCACAAGAGTCCGAAGAGCCCAAGTGCAGTGATATAATAACCACCACCTCCTCTTCCTCGACAACAATATCCCTGGGTGCCTTTAACTCTGAAAATCAATTTCCAAGAACAACCTGTCAGGAACCACCGCATATTGGTCATGAACTAAGCATTGCTAAGTCTGTACTACAACAATATAGTACACTAAGTGGAGATAACTTGTGAGTTTTAAATAactattttatgcaaaaattgaatAAGTTATCGACTTTATCCTAATGTAGGTTCGATCATATGAGTGATATTATTAAGCGCGTTATTGACGAGCGTCCACCAAATGTTATTGATTTCTTTGAAGAGTTCAGCCGAAATGTACGCGAACAAAAATTCCATGTACCAGAACGTTTTCCCCCGACCGGTGTGTTTGCCGACAGTCGAATGTTTCGTCCTGCCAAGAGGATATTGCATGCCATTAAGGTGTGTCAACAATCTAATGACcagaattaattataaataagagTTTTTATAAACAGCTACCACAAACTGCTGAAGGTGCCGATTATGCTGGTGATGAAGAGGGAGCCGAAGAGCTTACTTACGCCGATGCGGAGCTACACATTGATCTTGACGATTCCATGCGCTTGTTTGTTACATTCAATGAACGTGTggaacaattgcaattttactGGAATCAAACTGGCTTTAGTATAAGTAAAGACGATATTTTCCAACTGGCTAGCTCCATAAATCGACTGCAGACTCATCCATCTATAATGCAATGTCGTTTTTGGGGCTGCATTTATGGGCTGAAGGCGCCCTATTATATTGTAGAAGCATCGCTTACTCGCGAGGAAGTAGTCACTCGTCTGGCCATGATGGAAGAAGAAATGGCAGAGAAGGCGCTGCCTATGCGAATGCAAAAGAACAGAGAGCCAAAGGCCGCACCCGCTCATGTGGGACCGGAGCTAACGCCAGGCCTTTATGGCTGGGAAAGCTTTCCATACGAAGAATTGCAGAAGATGACTCCAAAAGCACCAGCAGTGCCATTGGTAGAAGAAATGGAGTTCTATGATATACCTCCCGAATATGTTGGCAAGGGCTGTAATCGCTATTCGTATTTTGTCGTCAACAATTTATATGACGATTGGATTGAGCTGCCCATTGTGACTCCACGTCAAATTGTAATCTCCAGAATGATTAAAAAATTCTTCACTGGCGATCTGGAAGCCGACATCGTTGCGTATCCCTGCTTTCCCGGTAAAGAGAAGCATTACTTGCGCGCCACAATTGCACGCATTACATCCGGGACTTATATAGCACCTCAAGGTTATTACAGGCGCATGACAAAGCGCGAACAAAATCTATTTGATGGTATAATACCCGATGAAGGTGAAGAGGAGGAAGAGGAAGAGAACTTTAATGAGGGTGAAGAAGACACCATAGAGGGTAAGTGGAAATCATTGGATAGTCACTCAATATATTACCACTAGCATCAAACTTTTCTAGATAATGACGTAATGCTcttgaaaaatgaaaactttgaAATAGAGCCGCTGAGCTCATTAGCAACGCTGGTTGCCTGGGTCCATGTGAgaccaaatattttaaatcaagGACGCATTGTATGGTACGATGAGGAGAAGGCTCGCAAAGAGCGCGAAAAGATGCTGGCTTTGTATTTAAAGATGCGACTAATGGAAGAAATGGGCGAAGaagctgaagaagaagaaattgAAGATGGTGAAGAAGAAGGCGAAGAGGAGGAGATGTTAGGTTAGTGATGAAATTATTGAATTGATAACTTATTAATGTCTATTAACTTAGAGGGATTTATTCAACCTGAAACTGGACCTCCCATATTGTCATCAGTTGCTAGTGACATGACCTTCGCGCCTATACCGCCTTGGCTTATTCGCTTTACAAGTAAATATACCAATCAGAAGGAGCGTATGATAGTGCTGCAGTCAAACTTATGGCCTGGAGCATTCACATTTGTCTTCGAAAACATTTGCGAGTCTGTATATTTGGGTTGGGGACATAAGTTCACACCACGCAATATTCCATTCAGGCATTTGCCGATGGTTCAAGAGGAATTTGTGCACGGATTTCAAGATTTCATCGAGGCGTCTGACCCAACCGTGGAAGAGGAGTTGGCCTATAACGAATGGCTGCTCAGCAAACAGAAGAAATCAGAAGTAAGCGGCGGCGAAGATGATAACTTCGAAGGCGACGAAATGGATGATGGagatgaagaagaagacgaGCAGTAAATGCAGTTTCAGGCATTATGcgtattaatttgttgcgaGTTTTATATGTTTGAAAATTATAGTTAGGTCCAAGAAcctaaagtaaatataaatgcgctgctgctagagagtaaatataaaataatgagttttatttaaaatataactaaatgttggcactaattaattaacttgtgACAAATACCAATTGAAAATATCAGCACTCAATCAACAGAATAGCAAATGGCACGTCATTATTCTATTGACATTTTATTGTAAGAGctgaaatttgatttaatttatacttcCTTTTGATTAGAACAAATCAACCATAAATTGCTGTTCCgatgaaattttatatgctgctcTGCCAAAAATATGCTTTTGATATAGTTTTTGACAagttatttgatatttttgatatGCCCTTTATGTTGTCAATGATTTCGCATGCTctttcgtatttatttttgcacaaaaaaacttttttcagagcgagcgagcatgTTTGTGTTTGGCAAACGAACTGTCAATTGATTGtcaaattataaagcaaaaatcgAGTCTcttttgtaaaaattgtaaactgtTTACAACTATTgacacatgcagcagcagcagcagcagcactcaagGGGCGCAACAAACCACTTCAgctggcaaaaatatttgggAAATATTATACATTATAACACAAACAGCATACGCAACATTTCTTGTATAGTTCTGACACATAATATCTTTGCATTGTTGCCCGAAACTATTTAGCAGTGAGTGTTGGGGGTAACGCCCACAGTTGGACAAACGATTGCTGGCACAGCCCtctaaattacaaaaaatatgttatttgCATTGTCAATAGTTTTCTCTATGTTAAATACAAATCACGTAGCGGCtttgtttgggtttgggttcaataattgcatacaaattgttcCAGCTGGACAAGTTTCGCATGGACGCATTGACAAGGGACCAGGCCCAACCTCCAGGGTATTcgcatattttttagttttgacaGACGCTTTATGTAGTAAATTGGTTGCTTATAGCTTTTTATTGAGCGCACTTGGGCGGAAACACGCAAGGAAATTTTATAAGAGCATACGCTACATTCCAAGAGATTTGGATATAAGTATaagtaaatacaatttaattaaactatataACTTACAGCATAAAAATCGTTAAagaatattcaaatatttatttgaatctatggtaaaatatattaaatgaagtttttgcttaaaataataatataattggcagcttattattaaaaattaaaattattttctataagtTTTTAAGCATCTGTAATGCTtggatatatacatacatgcttggatatatacatatacaattaaaGCTTTCATTGTTTAATGATTGGACTTAAATTAAAGACAATAGCACTGGTActtattgaataataaaagataATTCTAAATAGTAATTTATCACTGCTTTATATTGGTATAACAAGAATAAAGTTCTAAGCTCTTTGCCTTGTCTAATTGAAGCTGaatgaaaaatattcaaatcgACAATACAAACTgttggcataaattttatatctacatatatctaaattaaataaatcaatatcaCTGAAATTTATCGAATAGTAAAAGATAATTCTGTATAGAAATTTAACACTGCTTTATATTggtataacaaaaataaagttcTAAGCTCTTTGCCTTGTCTAATTGAAGCTGaatgaaaaatattcaaattgacaATACAAACTGTTGGCATAAATTTGATATCTACTTATAtctaaattaaagtaattattCAAATGTGTACATTTAAGTCTAAATTTCTAAGCGTAcaatgctttgcattttgacTACTTAGCTTTACATACTTTCGCTTTTGGCTGGCAACCCAAACGTATTGTTACTttgaacttgcaactgcaacttctTGGGCaattatgtgtgtatgtgtgtggcaaaacACATGAATTACAAGTATATTGGCtgccaaacaaaagaaaagaaagagcGAAACTTTCGCTACATGAAGTAAAAGTGAGGCTGGCAGCTTGAACTGAAATGAAATCTAAACTGGCGGCAGTCAAACAGAGAGCCACGACTTCAAATTAACACgtaaattgcagcaacttaACGCGCGTTGgagtttgaaattaaagtagGAGCTGAAatgtgctgcagttgctgcttgccaatGGCAGTTAGTCGTTAAAGGTTGcccgcttggcttggcttggcttggcttggagTTGGCCTAGCGGGCCTTGttacaattaattgcatatgccaggcaacatttttgcatactggcaggcaaaggcaaaggcaacacCGAAGGCAGCACATGTTGcagttaacaataaattagcgtttaaaatgcaatggcaatggcgctggcagcgctaaCAGGCAATGCACTTGGCCTAAACTCGTTAGCGCAAGAAGATCACGCTAGACGACAGAGGGTAGACGGTGATCAATCAAGcagcgctctcactctcacacactctctcgctcactcgcaACATGATAGTTTAGTTGAATTGCGCAATTAATTAGTTTCGTGTTAATGAGCAATGCAATGCGCATCATCGTCTTGTGGTGGTTCtgaccatcatcatcatcatctagTAGACGC
Protein-coding regions in this window:
- the LOC108595269 gene encoding uncharacterized protein LOC108595269, with the protein product MGSTEILTMSAERFGKIISTTYVMSTDSMFAADKACPCEEFKDECPRNVLSLPETTLELDIDDIADSLMQVMRICGLKPWEVKRTKEIIKHSFRHYSELRFRIDRVPSKRFAKEHFMHDLAVKAGMSRMDAQLVFGIVKRAFRAYYHATGEGGRRLLSIATQMRHRSECVWRHAARKTAEIYAVYRGLLYSEQLQYQACIECVYKDLYSTLQSRLAYDDPEPCCECARPRSNVDIAKLKSVSTVTTTEIFFNQQPLAMSRAESNISIHLNYKQMKVNLDRTISRNVREYKASVNSMRSIASKNSIRVCDCRPLLCTRNPIKQRPAPEISAECSQGPYTCRWLPYDEEDEPKHRVPCPPMEVICVPCEHEGIVCAEDCTCTCRVCTCAPIVSHEEEHLGEKLSQAGVEDHDTDYCWLAPFRDWPLGEPRYLKEPSVVYEGEEEMGEELSEEPFEPYVCTCTCKYKQRAKPHLFTYLMPFRTPPRQSSDPETPAPPPPEPRVPPCGISIAAYRCWTEPTPEEEEESSDQPKPVLLMSEPQGKVGDIHVDVTVKRQLGSMQAKAPPLTQAKNKPVKDNIAPLKLNMGRESKAVKPVVATPAGVKTAPPPAAQPTPQTTPQPAKPATPAAAAPAPPADDNLTKEDILDIIGLRFK
- the LOC108595215 gene encoding radial spoke head protein 4 homolog A, with the protein product MDNPSCDRFSLGSTSSEPTGLPPCVPKKKKEEECEVKPQESEEPKCSDIITTTSSSSTTISLGAFNSENQFPRTTCQEPPHIGHELSIAKSVLQQYSTLSGDNLFDHMSDIIKRVIDERPPNVIDFFEEFSRNVREQKFHVPERFPPTGVFADSRMFRPAKRILHAIKLPQTAEGADYAGDEEGAEELTYADAELHIDLDDSMRLFVTFNERVEQLQFYWNQTGFSISKDDIFQLASSINRLQTHPSIMQCRFWGCIYGLKAPYYIVEASLTREEVVTRLAMMEEEMAEKALPMRMQKNREPKAAPAHVGPELTPGLYGWESFPYEELQKMTPKAPAVPLVEEMEFYDIPPEYVGKGCNRYSYFVVNNLYDDWIELPIVTPRQIVISRMIKKFFTGDLEADIVAYPCFPGKEKHYLRATIARITSGTYIAPQGYYRRMTKREQNLFDGIIPDEGEEEEEEENFNEGEEDTIEDNDVMLLKNENFEIEPLSSLATLVAWVHVRPNILNQGRIVWYDEEKARKEREKMLALYLKMRLMEEMGEEAEEEEIEDGEEEGEEEEMLEGFIQPETGPPILSSVASDMTFAPIPPWLIRFTSKYTNQKERMIVLQSNLWPGAFTFVFENICESVYLGWGHKFTPRNIPFRHLPMVQEEFVHGFQDFIEASDPTVEEELAYNEWLLSKQKKSEVSGGEDDNFEGDEMDDGDEEEDEQ